The following proteins are encoded in a genomic region of Actinomadura sp. NAK00032:
- a CDS encoding SAV_2336 N-terminal domain-related protein, whose amino-acid sequence MSEIDRLRAALAATGPPPDARELSEMLWLACHITPAEQEPSPAPPAPPAAVPDAPEDLPAPPPPPAPSPPPAREPLTGLHPRPGPGAEPAGTATEVLVPTAPMLADALGVQRALRPLKRRVPSRHRRELDEEATAARIADTLLWAPVLVPSSERWLTLSLVVDTGPTMRLWRPLARELTETLIRQGAFQNVHIAYLDTTGRVASAPGAPPQDPGTLLDASGRHAVLVLSDCSGPHWWSGHAARAVRRWAQAGPTAILQPLAERLWRRTAAPAVPGLASLPRPGAPNTDLRFTPHDGAPPPGVPVPVLEAAPRWFAAWARLVAGSGPQPAAVAALAAHPSGPTPVGRERELPIGERVRRFLTTASPDAAELAAHVAVSDPSLPVMRLIQHRILGGSGPGQLAEVLLSGLLRPAGDVRYAFVPGAREALLDTLPRPEALHTRRVLEAVSAEIERRAGTAAETFRALLPTDGGPVTLTADTDHFALVTPETRTHLAPGPAPAPAPAPDLLDLFGASPDELISHHWHGPPRKTLIGAIGDGGWFSLDILSGRPDLPHGLVTGPIADRDALLRAIVASLVLTHSPDVVNLGFANFLRWDTFTHLADLPHLALSNSESTPLPSLLDGLQKALEAERRRREAVLREANVRTWDAYQAALARGRPLPPLPALVVIIQDAGDLFGPNLPGAMMRLCEVGADQGLRFIFSMADAALFPWAADLTTWQADMGEHRMSMKLPTGGYFYQDFRPATVSPDAADSIVEAIRRRAPRVDRLHLPTDPVEPPEPPAPEAPPRFDVLRLNGGGPSGMFHETWALPASEPRSPGIGYDDEGDVVTLYPLDISAGIPHGLIVGDTEARRRVIRAITFSLAAAYSPGDLTFAFAGLGEHPLGEPLDLPHVRYCDEELLGSPDRLRQFTEFLSEEIEARSTGAVTDPPGLVVFADVSLTFPSGRPEAAEALLTAAQKGAALGIQLLVGSTTVEDTTIWDRFLPLLGWRVTASEQPPAVLRRVLGRPSLPFTGERTAYLRAGTGAPRRFTVAEEPPAPAVEDFVRRTRAQVAHTSGLRTTVADPRRSRAVLIGVSDYTSMPRLPAVQNNLSGLKAALCDPRVWGLPERNCITLWQPTDAAQVMDAVQDAASGAEDALLVYYIGHLTGTVGDPPSLALPETRPGIDHTALPYSGLRRLINEASPRHKVLLLDCSLGGRAIQDVTPFPTDGDTYVMASVSTIEQMLPSTGETHTAFTGELINLLERGVATAPAHLDMAMLHYALGERLMAKAADRPVMFGAGIDGTGISLFRNRAREVERPAAQEPGESIRALLDGALDGGHLVFCGRYGPEKLAAAEWCGEQLAARHDLPHGRVTTTSWRLLVGQDSGDRDTPGSWLSHEPVGGVLLVRDADELVSAESGPMGEAVIKEIVRLARHDDDPLIILCGQVPAMRAVLTLLPPAIADRFRMIAPTEWGPGVSPLPEHLPRAQLAMASHGRIPIGIEYGSQAPAVLDFRELPHFTVVGPPGSGKTNVLYLVFDALSTGGEEPYVIDPSGGLNDMDFRLPGGPRISSGEYAATSTQVRLLIDRLLGRLERSPAQEFYLLVDDHALLDRGLFQPLGPHLGGGRLHLVVARTETRPDAGTDSLLDELHPQVCAALLMGGPTPAERVPGRGVLTQGYESRFVQVASVQ is encoded by the coding sequence ATGAGCGAGATCGACCGGCTCCGCGCGGCCCTCGCGGCGACCGGGCCGCCGCCGGACGCCCGCGAGCTGAGCGAGATGCTGTGGCTCGCCTGCCACATCACCCCCGCCGAGCAGGAGCCCTCCCCCGCTCCGCCGGCTCCCCCTGCGGCCGTGCCCGACGCACCGGAGGACCTCCCGGCACCGCCGCCTCCGCCCGCCCCCTCGCCGCCGCCCGCGCGGGAACCGCTGACCGGCCTCCACCCGCGCCCCGGGCCCGGCGCCGAACCGGCCGGCACGGCGACGGAGGTGCTCGTCCCGACGGCGCCGATGCTGGCGGACGCCCTCGGCGTGCAGCGCGCGCTGCGCCCGCTCAAGCGCCGCGTCCCGTCCCGGCACCGCCGCGAACTGGACGAGGAGGCGACCGCCGCGCGCATCGCCGACACCCTCCTGTGGGCGCCCGTGCTCGTCCCGTCGTCCGAACGGTGGCTCACGCTCAGCCTTGTCGTCGACACCGGCCCCACCATGCGGCTCTGGCGGCCCCTCGCGCGCGAGCTGACCGAGACGCTGATCCGCCAGGGCGCCTTCCAGAACGTCCACATCGCCTACCTCGACACGACCGGCCGCGTCGCCTCGGCCCCCGGCGCCCCGCCGCAGGACCCGGGCACCCTGCTGGACGCGTCCGGCCGGCACGCCGTGCTCGTCCTGAGCGACTGCTCCGGCCCGCACTGGTGGAGCGGGCACGCCGCGCGCGCCGTCCGCCGCTGGGCGCAGGCCGGGCCGACCGCGATCCTCCAGCCGCTCGCCGAACGCCTGTGGCGCCGCACCGCCGCACCGGCCGTCCCCGGCCTCGCGTCCCTCCCCCGGCCCGGCGCCCCGAACACCGACCTGCGCTTCACCCCGCACGACGGCGCCCCGCCGCCGGGCGTGCCCGTCCCGGTGCTGGAGGCGGCGCCGCGCTGGTTCGCCGCCTGGGCCCGCCTGGTCGCCGGTTCCGGCCCGCAGCCCGCCGCCGTCGCGGCACTGGCGGCCCACCCGTCCGGCCCGACGCCGGTCGGCCGCGAACGCGAACTCCCGATCGGCGAACGCGTCCGCCGGTTCCTGACCACGGCCTCCCCGGACGCCGCCGAACTCGCCGCGCACGTCGCCGTGTCCGACCCGTCCCTGCCGGTGATGCGGCTCATCCAGCACCGCATCCTCGGCGGCTCCGGGCCCGGCCAGCTCGCGGAGGTCCTGCTCAGCGGCCTGCTGCGCCCGGCGGGCGACGTCCGCTACGCGTTCGTGCCCGGCGCCCGCGAGGCCCTCCTCGACACCCTCCCGCGCCCGGAGGCCCTGCACACCCGGCGCGTCCTCGAAGCCGTCTCCGCCGAGATCGAACGCCGCGCCGGCACCGCCGCCGAGACGTTCCGCGCCCTGCTCCCCACCGACGGCGGCCCCGTCACCCTCACCGCCGACACCGACCACTTCGCCCTGGTCACCCCCGAGACCCGCACCCACCTGGCCCCCGGTCCCGCCCCCGCTCCTGCGCCCGCTCCCGACCTGCTGGACCTCTTCGGGGCGTCGCCCGACGAGCTGATCTCCCACCACTGGCACGGCCCGCCCCGCAAGACGCTGATCGGCGCGATCGGCGACGGCGGCTGGTTCTCCCTGGACATCCTCAGCGGCCGCCCCGACCTCCCGCACGGCCTGGTCACCGGCCCCATCGCGGACCGCGACGCACTGCTGCGGGCGATCGTGGCCAGCCTCGTCCTCACCCACTCGCCCGATGTCGTGAACCTCGGGTTCGCCAACTTCCTGCGGTGGGACACCTTCACCCACCTGGCGGACCTCCCGCATCTCGCCCTGTCCAACTCGGAGTCGACGCCGTTGCCGTCGCTGCTGGACGGGCTCCAGAAGGCCCTCGAAGCCGAGCGGCGGCGCCGCGAAGCCGTTCTGCGGGAGGCGAACGTCCGCACGTGGGACGCCTACCAGGCGGCACTCGCCAGAGGACGCCCGCTCCCCCCGCTCCCCGCGCTCGTCGTGATCATCCAGGACGCCGGCGATCTGTTCGGGCCCAACCTCCCGGGAGCCATGATGCGGCTTTGCGAAGTGGGCGCCGATCAGGGATTGCGTTTCATCTTCTCCATGGCCGACGCCGCCCTCTTCCCCTGGGCGGCGGACCTGACGACCTGGCAGGCCGACATGGGGGAGCACAGGATGTCCATGAAGCTCCCGACGGGGGGCTACTTCTACCAGGATTTCCGGCCCGCGACGGTCTCTCCGGACGCCGCCGACTCCATCGTGGAGGCGATACGCCGGCGTGCTCCGCGAGTGGACAGGCTCCACCTTCCCACCGACCCCGTCGAACCACCGGAACCCCCCGCGCCCGAGGCCCCGCCCAGGTTCGACGTCCTCAGGCTGAACGGCGGCGGGCCCAGCGGCATGTTCCACGAGACGTGGGCGCTTCCCGCGTCCGAGCCGCGCAGTCCCGGCATCGGGTACGACGATGAGGGCGATGTCGTCACCCTCTACCCGCTCGACATCTCGGCCGGGATCCCCCACGGCCTCATCGTCGGCGACACCGAGGCGCGGCGGCGCGTCATCCGCGCGATCACGTTCTCACTCGCCGCCGCCTACTCGCCGGGCGATCTCACGTTCGCCTTCGCGGGGCTGGGCGAGCATCCGCTCGGTGAGCCGCTCGACCTCCCGCACGTCCGCTACTGCGACGAGGAACTGCTCGGTTCGCCGGACCGCCTCCGGCAGTTCACCGAGTTCTTGTCGGAGGAGATCGAGGCCCGTTCCACCGGGGCGGTGACAGATCCCCCGGGCCTCGTCGTCTTCGCCGACGTGTCGCTGACCTTCCCGTCCGGCAGGCCCGAGGCGGCCGAGGCGCTGCTCACCGCGGCCCAGAAGGGCGCGGCGCTCGGCATCCAACTCCTGGTCGGCTCGACGACCGTCGAGGACACCACGATCTGGGACCGCTTCCTGCCGCTGCTCGGCTGGCGGGTCACCGCGAGCGAGCAACCGCCCGCCGTGCTCCGGCGCGTCCTCGGACGCCCGTCCCTGCCGTTCACCGGCGAGCGGACGGCGTACCTCCGCGCGGGCACCGGTGCTCCGCGCCGCTTCACCGTGGCCGAGGAGCCGCCCGCCCCCGCCGTCGAGGACTTCGTCCGCCGGACGCGCGCCCAGGTGGCGCACACCTCCGGGCTACGGACGACCGTCGCCGATCCCCGGCGGTCCCGCGCCGTGCTGATCGGCGTGTCCGACTACACCTCGATGCCGCGCCTGCCCGCCGTCCAGAACAACCTGAGCGGATTGAAGGCGGCCCTGTGCGACCCGAGGGTATGGGGTCTGCCGGAGCGGAACTGCATCACCCTGTGGCAGCCGACGGATGCGGCACAGGTCATGGATGCCGTCCAGGACGCCGCGAGCGGCGCGGAGGACGCGCTGCTCGTCTACTACATCGGCCATCTCACGGGAACCGTGGGCGACCCGCCGTCCCTCGCGCTGCCGGAGACCCGGCCGGGCATTGACCACACCGCGCTCCCCTACAGCGGGCTGCGAAGGCTGATCAATGAGGCGAGTCCGCGCCACAAGGTTCTGCTCCTCGACTGTTCCTTGGGCGGACGCGCGATACAGGACGTCACCCCATTTCCGACGGATGGCGACACGTACGTCATGGCATCGGTTTCCACGATCGAGCAGATGCTTCCTTCCACGGGAGAAACGCACACCGCGTTCACCGGCGAGTTGATCAATCTGCTCGAACGAGGAGTGGCGACGGCGCCCGCGCACCTCGACATGGCGATGCTCCACTACGCCCTCGGGGAACGGCTCATGGCCAAGGCCGCCGATCGGCCGGTGATGTTCGGGGCCGGCATCGACGGCACCGGCATCAGCCTGTTCCGCAACCGCGCCCGCGAGGTGGAGCGTCCGGCCGCGCAGGAGCCCGGCGAGTCGATCAGGGCACTGCTCGATGGCGCGCTCGATGGCGGCCATCTGGTGTTCTGCGGCCGCTACGGACCGGAGAAGCTGGCGGCCGCGGAGTGGTGCGGCGAACAGCTCGCCGCCCGGCATGATCTGCCGCACGGGCGCGTGACCACGACGTCCTGGCGCCTGCTGGTGGGCCAGGACTCGGGCGACCGTGACACGCCCGGCTCATGGCTCTCCCACGAGCCCGTGGGCGGTGTGCTGCTCGTGCGGGACGCGGACGAACTGGTGAGCGCCGAGAGCGGCCCGATGGGCGAGGCGGTCATCAAGGAGATCGTCAGGCTGGCCCGGCACGACGATGACCCGCTGATCATCTTGTGCGGGCAGGTTCCGGCCATGCGCGCCGTGCTCACCCTGCTGCCGCCCGCCATCGCCGACCGGTTCCGCATGATCGCGCCGACGGAGTGGGGTCCGGGCGTGTCCCCGCTGCCGGAGCACCTGCCGCGCGCCCAGCTCGCGATGGCGTCGCACGGGCGCATCCCGATCGGCATCGAGTACGGCTCGCAGGCCCCGGCCGTGCTGGACTTCCGGGAGCTGCCGCATTTCACCGTGGTCGGCCCGCCCGGCTCCGGTAAGACGAACGTGCTGTACCTCGTCTTCGACGCCCTCAGCACCGGCGGGGAGGAGCCGTACGTCATCGACCCGAGCGGCGGGCTGAACGACATGGACTTCCGGCTGCCGGGCGGGCCCCGGATCTCCTCCGGTGAGTACGCCGCCACGTCGACGCAGGTCCGGTTGCTGATCGACCGGCTCCTCGGCCGCCTGGAGAGGTCGCCCGCGCAGGAGTTCTACCTGCTCGTGGACGACCACGCCCTGCTGGACCGCGGGCTGTTCCAGCCGCTCGGGCCGCACCTCGGCGGGGGACGCCTCCACCTCGTCGTCGCCCGCACGGAGACGAGGCCGGACGCCGGGACCGACTCGCTGCTCGACGAGCTCCACCCGCAGGTGTGCGCGGCCCTGCTGATGGGCGGGCCCACACCGGCCGAGCGCGTCCCCGGGCGCGGGGTGCTCACCCAGGGGTACGAGAGCCGGTTCGTCCAGGTCGCGTCCGTCCAGTGA
- a CDS encoding M6 family metalloprotease domain-containing protein: MRVKQMLLVPASALLLVAGLAAAPAAALAKPPIPNETANPWQMRHWPQTQPWQREQPSARTFAAGAPRPIDPQNYELPDTMTWDDYKRIPGTSWADPSRKGSVENFNVAIVLVDYANQPFEVTRPRNSSIFGNPVKVGDVPREGVAKFYQDLLNRPQELNHGHTLHEYWMEDSGGRYGVDLTGFGAYRMPAKDHEYGVDRMQGGTGCPAGDTCNRDLRADARAAWVADVGEETAKKYDFVFFLSAGQDESSTWQEFGEMKFTAKEDVPPEWGPGDPGLTNWVKTRYVPWTSWQAGSTLWPNAIFGVSSTQAESSGMSVYAHEFSHILGIGDNYNNPYSDPPRRAYSGPWDMLSRGTFNGPGGPHSRWTIPATGGGSMGAQHMLRNKMKLGMVNPDNVLQLSRDALASSGMVVAQVTARSVDPGKSGLAGINVKLGAGGDKSPGCDTGTDPLCDDGGYDNYTLEVVDRMGTDSFTPDSGVLLAKTKDADDAPFIWVKDANPQDIDKVDFVRPDGTPVKMTIGDYRQLSDALYHAGTGSGSEYEYVDEANRLHFYVLNLKRDRRGVLSYTVAVSSLDGAGPQRRGVKVDSGRARPAGAGWAKCTLTLRNTGRGGAGPHGSDVFRLKADVAGDGWTTWLPNELATAKAHGRTRVEVWAKPGPGASRHARLRLTGTSESDPSKSDSGTCALR; this comes from the coding sequence ATGCGCGTCAAACAGATGCTGCTGGTACCCGCGTCGGCGCTGCTGCTGGTCGCGGGGCTCGCCGCCGCCCCGGCCGCGGCGCTGGCGAAGCCGCCGATCCCGAACGAGACCGCGAACCCCTGGCAGATGCGGCACTGGCCGCAGACGCAGCCGTGGCAGCGCGAGCAGCCGTCCGCCCGCACGTTCGCGGCGGGCGCCCCGCGCCCGATCGACCCGCAGAACTACGAGCTTCCCGACACGATGACGTGGGACGACTACAAGCGCATCCCCGGCACCTCGTGGGCGGACCCGTCCCGCAAGGGGTCGGTGGAGAACTTCAACGTCGCGATCGTCCTCGTCGACTACGCGAACCAGCCGTTCGAGGTGACGCGGCCGCGGAACTCCTCCATCTTCGGCAACCCGGTGAAGGTCGGCGACGTCCCGCGCGAAGGGGTCGCGAAGTTCTACCAGGACCTGCTCAACAGGCCGCAGGAGCTGAACCACGGCCACACCCTCCACGAGTACTGGATGGAGGACTCCGGCGGCCGGTACGGGGTCGACCTCACCGGTTTCGGCGCCTACCGGATGCCCGCCAAGGACCACGAGTACGGCGTCGACCGCATGCAGGGCGGCACCGGCTGCCCCGCCGGCGACACCTGCAACCGCGACCTGCGGGCCGACGCCCGCGCCGCGTGGGTCGCCGACGTCGGCGAGGAGACCGCGAAGAAGTACGACTTCGTGTTCTTCCTCAGCGCCGGGCAGGACGAGTCGTCCACCTGGCAGGAGTTCGGCGAGATGAAGTTCACCGCGAAGGAGGACGTCCCGCCGGAGTGGGGGCCGGGCGACCCGGGCCTGACGAACTGGGTGAAGACCCGGTACGTGCCGTGGACGTCCTGGCAGGCGGGCTCCACGCTCTGGCCGAACGCCATCTTCGGCGTCTCCTCCACCCAGGCGGAGAGCTCCGGCATGTCGGTCTACGCCCACGAGTTCAGCCACATCCTGGGCATCGGCGACAACTACAACAACCCGTACAGCGACCCGCCGCGCCGCGCCTACAGCGGCCCGTGGGACATGCTGAGCCGGGGCACCTTCAACGGGCCGGGCGGCCCGCACAGCCGCTGGACGATCCCCGCGACGGGCGGCGGCTCCATGGGCGCGCAGCACATGCTCCGCAACAAGATGAAGCTCGGCATGGTGAACCCTGACAACGTGCTGCAGCTCAGCCGGGACGCGCTCGCCTCGTCCGGCATGGTCGTCGCGCAGGTGACGGCCCGGTCGGTCGACCCCGGCAAGAGCGGCCTCGCCGGCATCAACGTGAAGCTCGGCGCGGGCGGCGACAAGAGCCCCGGCTGCGACACCGGCACGGACCCGCTCTGCGACGACGGCGGTTACGACAACTACACCCTCGAGGTCGTCGACCGGATGGGCACCGACTCCTTCACCCCCGACTCCGGCGTGCTGCTGGCGAAGACGAAGGACGCGGACGACGCCCCGTTCATCTGGGTCAAGGACGCCAACCCGCAGGACATCGACAAGGTCGACTTCGTCCGCCCGGACGGCACCCCGGTGAAGATGACGATCGGCGACTACCGGCAGCTGTCGGACGCCCTGTACCACGCGGGCACCGGCTCCGGCAGCGAGTACGAGTACGTGGACGAGGCCAACCGGCTGCACTTCTACGTGCTGAACCTGAAGCGCGACCGGCGCGGCGTCCTGTCCTACACGGTCGCGGTCAGCTCCCTCGACGGCGCCGGCCCGCAGCGGCGCGGCGTGAAGGTGGACTCGGGCCGCGCCCGCCCGGCGGGCGCGGGCTGGGCGAAGTGCACGCTGACGCTCCGCAACACCGGCCGCGGCGGTGCCGGCCCCCACGGCTCCGACGTGTTCCGGCTGAAGGCGGACGTGGCCGGCGACGGCTGGACGACCTGGCTGCCCAACGAGCTGGCCACCGCGAAGGCGCACGGCCGGACCCGCGTCGAGGTGTGGGCGAAGCCCGGCCCCGGTGCCTCCCGGCACGCGCGGCTGCGGCTGACCGGGACCTCGGAGAGCGACCCGTCGAAGTCGGACTCCGGTACCTGCGCGCTGCGCTGA
- a CDS encoding MoxR family ATPase produces the protein MSDWLLYTGSRRTHDGIDRLPGPPPWRTFDGEPVLDTPSGGSGNEHQATTYRPSDDAVQQVNAALYLRRPLLVTGPPGTGKSTLAYAVAHELGLGPVLHWPITSRTTLRDGLYQYDPLTRLYAAGQRDDAPADDDIGRYIRLGALGTALLPYKRPRVLLVDEIDKSDIDLPNDLLTIFEKGAYELPELTRRADPSAEVMTADGPGARVTVTGGTVRCNAFPFVVLTSNGEREFPPAFLRRCVTVELRQPSGEAELAAIVREHLGPLADQSEDLVRRFLDRSASGTLATDQLLNAVYLCRHAGAGDRAALADRIMPYLTGPIDDDA, from the coding sequence GTGTCCGACTGGCTGCTCTACACAGGGAGCCGTCGCACCCACGACGGCATCGACCGGCTTCCCGGCCCGCCGCCATGGCGCACGTTCGACGGCGAGCCCGTTCTGGACACCCCGTCCGGCGGCTCCGGGAACGAGCATCAGGCCACCACCTACCGGCCGTCGGACGACGCCGTACAGCAGGTCAACGCCGCGCTGTACCTGCGCAGGCCGCTGCTGGTGACGGGGCCGCCCGGCACGGGGAAGTCGACGCTCGCCTACGCCGTGGCCCACGAACTCGGTCTCGGGCCCGTCCTGCACTGGCCCATCACCAGCCGCACCACGCTCCGCGACGGCCTCTACCAGTACGACCCCCTGACCCGCCTGTACGCGGCAGGGCAACGCGACGACGCGCCCGCCGACGACGACATCGGCCGCTACATCCGGCTCGGCGCGCTCGGCACCGCGCTGCTCCCCTACAAGCGGCCGCGCGTCCTGCTGGTGGACGAGATCGACAAGAGCGACATCGACCTGCCCAACGACCTCCTCACCATCTTCGAGAAGGGCGCGTACGAGCTGCCCGAGCTGACCCGGCGGGCCGACCCGTCCGCCGAGGTCATGACCGCCGACGGGCCCGGCGCCCGGGTCACCGTCACCGGCGGCACCGTGCGCTGCAACGCGTTCCCGTTCGTCGTGCTGACCAGCAACGGAGAGCGCGAGTTCCCGCCCGCGTTCCTGCGCCGCTGCGTCACCGTCGAGCTGCGGCAGCCGTCCGGGGAGGCGGAGCTGGCGGCGATCGTCCGGGAGCATCTCGGGCCGCTCGCCGACCAGAGCGAGGACCTCGTCCGCCGGTTCCTCGACCGGTCCGCGTCCGGGACGCTCGCCACCGACCAGCTGCTCAACGCCGTCTACCTGTGCCGCCACGCCGGCGCCGGCGACCGGGCCGCCCTCGCCGACCGGATCATGCCGTACCTGACCGGGCCGATCGACGACGACGCATGA
- a CDS encoding Cmx/CmrA family chloramphenicol efflux MFS transporter yields the protein MPLAVYVLGMAIFAQGTSELMLAGLLPEMAADLGVSVPDAGLLISAFAIGMLAGAPVLALLTLRWPHRSTMLAFLAVFVLTHAVSALTPGYWVLFAMRIVGAFVYAGFWAVAAATAVSLVPANARGRAMGVVAGGLTVAAIVGLPAGTVIGQHLGWRAAFWAVAAMSAAAMAGVAATIPAGRTGGAAPRVRAELRAVAVPRLWLLYGTTALATSGLLVTFGYLGALLTETTGIAEAWVPGVLALYGVGALIGITAGGRTADTRAVPTLYAGFAGLTVVSVLLALTAESPVPVVALVFLLGFAGFATNPTLNTRAFGMVDGAATLVAAGNVVAFNIGITVGPWLGGLALDAGLGYPATAWIGAALGVAALGAVALGQVRRRPVEDAARARTSVNA from the coding sequence ATGCCACTGGCCGTGTACGTGCTGGGGATGGCGATCTTCGCCCAGGGGACGTCGGAGCTGATGCTCGCGGGCCTGCTGCCGGAGATGGCCGCCGACCTCGGGGTGTCGGTGCCCGACGCGGGGCTGCTGATCTCCGCGTTCGCGATCGGGATGCTCGCCGGGGCCCCGGTCCTGGCGTTGCTGACGCTGCGGTGGCCGCACCGGAGCACGATGCTGGCGTTCCTCGCGGTGTTCGTCCTGACGCACGCCGTCAGCGCGCTGACCCCCGGGTACTGGGTGCTGTTCGCGATGCGGATCGTGGGCGCGTTCGTCTACGCCGGGTTCTGGGCGGTGGCGGCGGCGACGGCGGTCTCGCTCGTCCCGGCGAACGCGCGGGGCAGGGCGATGGGGGTCGTCGCGGGCGGGCTCACCGTCGCGGCGATCGTGGGGCTGCCCGCCGGGACGGTGATCGGCCAGCACCTCGGCTGGCGGGCGGCGTTCTGGGCGGTGGCGGCGATGTCGGCGGCCGCGATGGCCGGGGTGGCCGCGACGATCCCCGCCGGGCGCACGGGCGGCGCGGCGCCCCGCGTCCGGGCCGAGCTGCGCGCGGTGGCCGTCCCCCGGCTGTGGCTGCTGTACGGGACGACCGCGCTGGCGACGAGCGGGCTCCTCGTCACGTTCGGCTACCTCGGCGCGCTGCTGACGGAGACGACGGGGATCGCGGAGGCCTGGGTGCCCGGCGTCCTCGCCCTGTACGGCGTCGGCGCGCTCATCGGGATCACGGCCGGCGGGCGGACGGCCGACACGCGGGCCGTCCCGACCCTGTACGCGGGGTTCGCCGGGCTCACGGTCGTGTCCGTGCTGCTCGCGCTGACGGCGGAGTCGCCCGTCCCGGTGGTGGCCCTGGTGTTCCTGCTGGGGTTCGCCGGGTTCGCCACGAATCCGACGCTGAACACGCGGGCGTTCGGGATGGTGGACGGCGCGGCGACGCTGGTGGCCGCCGGGAACGTGGTGGCGTTCAACATCGGCATCACCGTGGGGCCGTGGCTCGGCGGGCTCGCGCTCGACGCCGGGCTGGGCTACCCGGCCACGGCGTGGATCGGCGCGGCGCTGGGCGTGGCGGCGCTCGGCGCCGTCGCGCTGGGGCAGGTCCGGCGGCGTCCCGTCGAGGACGCCGCGCGGGCCCGGACGTCGGTGAACGCGTGA
- a CDS encoding TetR/AcrR family transcriptional regulator, with product MGRPRKFEEERAVRAAMLAFWADGYEATSTQELCEATGLGRSSIYNTFASKRDLYVKALTHYTQHRTGRLAELMEDGAKPVREKLRTVLEWAVEPDAGDPAGCLVVNATVEFGPHDPDIAERLDRDRRRRFDLLKSGIEDGIRAGEIAPDRDAAALTHFVIATVSGIQVAARGGADRATLQSIADTAMTAL from the coding sequence ATGGGGCGGCCGAGGAAGTTCGAGGAGGAGCGGGCCGTCCGGGCGGCCATGCTGGCCTTCTGGGCGGACGGGTACGAGGCGACCTCCACGCAGGAGCTGTGCGAGGCGACCGGTCTCGGGCGCAGCAGCATCTACAACACGTTCGCCAGCAAGCGCGACCTGTACGTCAAGGCGCTGACGCACTACACGCAGCACCGGACGGGTCGTCTCGCCGAACTGATGGAGGACGGCGCCAAGCCCGTGCGGGAGAAGCTGCGGACGGTGCTGGAGTGGGCCGTCGAGCCGGACGCCGGGGACCCGGCCGGCTGCCTGGTCGTGAACGCGACGGTCGAGTTCGGGCCGCATGACCCCGACATCGCCGAGCGGCTCGACCGGGACCGGCGGCGGCGCTTCGACCTGCTGAAGTCCGGCATCGAGGACGGCATCCGCGCCGGCGAGATCGCCCCGGACCGGGACGCGGCGGCGCTGACGCACTTCGTGATCGCGACGGTGAGCGGCATCCAGGTCGCCGCACGCGGCGGCGCCGACCGGGCCACCCTGCAGAGCATCGCCGACACGGCCATGACCGCCCTCTGA